From the Fusarium oxysporum Fo47 chromosome X, complete sequence genome, the window ACCGGCCCCCTAGCTGGAATCCAGAAGTGGTCGGTGAAGTCTGGATAGATCCGGCAACATCAGAAGAGGCCACTTTCTATTGTGCCGGCCCAGTTGAGAAGTACTTCGATAGTAAGCTGAAACTCCCACCACGTTTATATGAGTGTGAAGCTAAATTTGCTCAACAGTATACGTCGCAACTGCATGGAACTCATGGCGTTCAATACACGCCCTCTATCTTGACCACCTCGTACATATTGCTAATACCCTTGGACAGTATGAGCTTGTTCCTCTATATAAAGAACGAATTGATGACCTGGCTGCGGGGATCAAGGCATCCATTCCGTTCCATCTGTCTCACGACGTTGAGACCTACATCCAGCAAGCAAATGCCGGAACTCCCCTTGTCCAGTCAGACCGGTTGGTAGGAGGCCTATTACTTCTTCATCCTATGTATGCCCTTGCTCGGTGTACCATTGTCGATGACACAACCAGAAAGTACATGTCCAAAACTCTGAGGTGGATCGGTGATGAGATGGGAATTCGACATGCGACCATTCTTGCGGATGGCCTTCAGCCTGATATGCAAGGACCTTCTGCGATGCAGAGCTCCAAAATGACGTTTATTGATGGACTCGATGGGCATTTTCTGATTACCGCGAGCATGATGTTAGAGCCTCAACAGGTCCCAAGTGCCGTTTGAGATGAAGTGCTGTTTGAGATGAAGTGCCTCGGTAGTACTCTGCGGGAAAGGTCTGTTGAGCCTAGCATAAAGACCATTTTATTCGCTTATAGACTATATAATTGATGAGAAACGCAGCATTCCTTTACTTGCAACATGATCATGCCCATCCCGATCCGTACTAAGACTGACATCCTCCCAACTACTCgcaagctcaagctgctcCTTACACTTCTGCTCTATCAACCGTAATGCATCACTTCCAAGAATAACTCTCACCGGCTCCGGCCTTCCAGCACTGGCCCCCTCGACCTTGACGCAATCCACGATGCGCTCTGACAACTTACTGATATCACCTGGCACATTCGGGCCAATATCCGAAATGAACACGTCCATCAACTCCTCAAACCCGGGATTATAAGCATCTATAGCAGGCTTGTACTTCCCGAATCCTTCGACTGAACCTTCACGAGGTTGACCGAGCTGAGACGGGAAACCACCAGGTTCGAAAATGATGCACCGAATATTGAAGCGGCGTACCTCTTTGGCTAAGCATTCAACAAAGGCACCCAGAGCAGCCTTAGAAGCGGCGTAATGGCCTAAGAATGGCAACGGACCCCAACCCACGCCAGCGCCGATGAAGGCAATCGTGCCGCTTTGTAGGGCCCTGAAGTATGGCAGGATAGCTTGAGTAACATGTACCGTTCCAAAGAGGTTGACGTCGAAGACGTTACGAACAAAGTCGTCGCTGCGAGACTGTCAGTATCTGTCACCAATGCCAGGTTAGGTAACCTACTCTGCCTCCTCAATACTCTTAGGTGCTGAAATGCCAGCATTGTTCAAGAGAACATCGATGCGTCCCCAAACATCCCAGGCTCTCTTTACTTGCTCGTCGATCTCAGCTCGAGGCGCAGTaacatcaagatcgagaagaaaCACGTCATCAGACTGCAAATGCTTGAGCCGTTCCGTTGCCCCTCTTCCTGTCGCGATGACCTTATCACCTCTCGCGGTGAGGTTCTGCACCACTGCGGCACCGAGGCCCGAAGTAGTAGCTGTTACTAGCCAGACTAATTGAGGCATGTTGGATCGCTCTTGGAAGAAGTTTCGTACCACGCAGATAGCGATAGATGATGCTACTTATACTCAAGACTAATGAGCATCGTGACCGCTCAGCTCGCTATCGAATAACCTGCCCAGCCAAAAGTTCGCCCGTCTTCGGCAGGTGCATCCATACCATTCAGCCCTGAAACCCATAAGATGGATCTTGGTCCCGTCCGCAAGACCCCATATCGCTTGTTCATTGGGTCAGTTGCGATAATTATCAGAACAGCGCAAAGCTAGCTTGTTTTGGACAAAGCGAAATCTTTTGTTTTCGAACGCTATTATCTGACAAGCATGAGTGAAAAATAACTCAATCCGTGATTGGCGGGCTGCATGACGACATTCTCATGATTGCGACCTTTCGTGTTATAAAGGCACGGCTTTTGAGACCTTGCAGATGGACCCTGCCCAGCAAGAGTCTCGAACAGCGAGCATCAACACACTGTTTAAATACCTTATCAATATCTCGGATCAATGCAGAAGCCCCAAATCAGCCAATCGGCAACCTTCAGGTGACTCCATGCACTGAGTAACAAACAATTAGTATACAAGAGAACAATACTTTCAGTTATGTGTGCAGCCCATGATATCGTGATGCATACTCATTTTTCCTCAAAAGATTCTTCTGATCAGAAAATAGTGATCTTCTGCGTTATGGAGATCTGCCCGGAATATGAAAACTCCAAAGAACACGCTAGGTATCCCAGGTTTGGATCGTTGACGTCAACACCTCATACCAAGATTTCCGCCTGCTGGATTTTCGCATCAAACCTATTTAAACAAAATTTCTCAAATATTCTTCATACAGATGAGGTTGTTTCGATCTTCCTGTATTTTTAGAAGCCTTGTTTCACACGCAATGACCGTCACGACAGTCCCTGCGACGCATCCCATTGCAAGACGTGGCCCGGTCTCACAAATAAGTACAGCAGAGTTACACCAATCCAGCGATCTCCAGCACCAACGTCGCGAGGCTCACATTCCCAAAGGGTCAAATGACGATGAACAGCTTTACATCCTGACACTTCTTACCGACAAGCGACAC encodes:
- a CDS encoding uncharacterized protein (expressed protein); the protein is MSTLMRAARIVVLSSLANRYRRDSLMSLVRRQYGQVLVDYTTDLSQQTASPSVEHFFTAVLLGLYELVASDNASPTKHLIHVRGLASILSEGITCSAPESKVSVYSPGMRLVTKGIMTHQTGTGILCPPLDDTYRRSLDDIIIKMSPLTSRAEKLLADPFPPVLELLELQQDLLAIDDEITYWAYDRPPSWNPEVVGEVWIDPATSEEATFYCAGPVEKYFDIYVATAWNSWRSIHALYLDHLVHIANTLGQYELVPLYKERIDDLAAGIKASIPFHLSHDVETYIQQANAGTPLVQSDRLVGGLLLLHPMYALARCTIVDDTTRKYMSKTLRWIGDEMGIRHATILADGLQPDMQGPSAMQSSKMTFIDGLDGHFLITASMMLEPQQVPSAV